In Amycolatopsis endophytica, the following are encoded in one genomic region:
- the tsrT gene encoding tryptophan 2-C-methyltransferase, whose protein sequence is MGKSLVTLVNPNLVHPPITPYALDILTTSLEADGFDVDVVDLTFRRDDWWTVLREYFADHRPLLVGVTVRNTDTIYAQQQRGFLDSHRAIIDEIKTHSTAPIIAGGVGFSSMPFALVDHFDIPFGVKGPGEGIIVGLANALLDGERPDSVPGLLVNRGRGRVEKIAPELGRRGRPLTSPMNRVTTYTRRSGQPWKVDNLRYYRGGGLGNILTKNGCAYACAHCVEPDAKGTHFTRRAVDSVVDEMETLCAQGVHDLHTTDSEFNLVIAHSKNVLREIIRRRDTDHSTPLHDLKLWIYAQPTPFDDELLDLLVRAGCAGINLAPDHVRDDVLDGWKVSAGGRRYYTFDDVQKLCAKIAKVELPVMVEVLLGMPGETAVTMTDAVKRTLDLQVAVAGYSLGIRAFPYSPLGIRMAEECGGRRTVPGLQSDSATEPIVLKPRAACDGIVEYERQFAFDAAGRFRPVYFLSPDLPEDPATLGSPSGRWVNSVQMLWDLVPASEYHRVMLPTLPGITEDDNNYADNPFLLRLIELGYTGAFWSHWPQRHEIMQDAA, encoded by the coding sequence ATGGGAAAGTCTCTGGTCACACTGGTCAACCCGAATCTCGTCCACCCGCCGATCACGCCGTACGCACTGGACATCCTGACGACCTCTTTGGAGGCCGACGGGTTCGATGTGGACGTCGTGGACCTCACGTTCCGGCGGGACGACTGGTGGACCGTGCTGCGCGAGTACTTCGCGGATCACCGGCCGCTCCTGGTCGGGGTCACGGTGCGCAACACCGACACGATCTACGCGCAGCAGCAACGCGGTTTCCTGGACAGCCACCGCGCCATCATCGACGAGATCAAAACGCATTCCACCGCCCCGATCATCGCGGGTGGTGTCGGGTTTTCGTCGATGCCGTTCGCGCTGGTAGACCATTTCGACATCCCGTTCGGGGTGAAAGGCCCGGGTGAGGGGATCATCGTCGGTCTGGCGAACGCGCTGCTCGACGGCGAACGCCCGGACTCCGTGCCGGGGCTGCTCGTCAACCGCGGCCGGGGGCGGGTCGAGAAGATCGCGCCGGAGCTGGGCCGCCGCGGCCGTCCGCTGACCTCGCCGATGAACCGGGTCACGACCTACACCCGCCGGTCCGGGCAGCCGTGGAAGGTCGACAACCTGCGCTACTACCGCGGCGGCGGGCTCGGCAACATCCTGACGAAGAACGGCTGCGCCTACGCGTGCGCGCACTGCGTCGAGCCCGACGCGAAGGGCACGCACTTCACCCGGCGCGCGGTGGATTCCGTGGTGGACGAGATGGAAACACTGTGCGCACAAGGTGTCCACGACCTGCACACGACCGACAGTGAGTTCAACCTCGTCATCGCACACAGCAAGAACGTGCTGCGGGAGATCATCCGGCGCCGCGACACCGACCATTCGACACCGCTGCACGACCTCAAGCTGTGGATCTACGCGCAGCCGACGCCGTTCGACGACGAGCTGCTCGACCTGCTGGTGCGCGCCGGTTGCGCGGGCATCAACCTGGCGCCGGACCATGTCCGGGACGACGTGCTCGACGGCTGGAAGGTCTCCGCGGGCGGCCGCCGGTACTACACCTTCGACGACGTGCAGAAGTTGTGCGCCAAGATCGCGAAGGTCGAGCTGCCGGTGATGGTCGAGGTCCTGCTGGGCATGCCGGGCGAGACCGCGGTGACCATGACCGACGCCGTGAAGCGCACGCTCGACCTGCAGGTCGCGGTGGCCGGGTACAGCCTCGGCATCCGCGCGTTCCCGTACTCGCCATTGGGCATCCGGATGGCCGAGGAGTGCGGGGGGCGCCGGACGGTGCCCGGTCTGCAGTCCGATTCGGCGACCGAGCCGATCGTGCTGAAGCCGCGGGCGGCCTGCGACGGCATCGTCGAGTACGAGCGGCAGTTCGCCTTCGACGCGGCCGGGCGGTTCCGGCCGGTGTACTTCCTCTCGCCCGACCTGCCCGAGGACCCGGCCACGCTCGGCTCGCCCAGCGGCCGCTGGGTCAACAGCGTGCAGATGCTGTGGGACCTCGTGCCTGCCTCCGAGTACCACCGCGTCATGTTGCCGACGCTGCCCGGCATCACCGAGGACGACAACAACTACGCCGACAACCCGTTCCTGCTGCGGCTGATCGAACTGGGCTACACCGGGGCGTTCTGGTCGCACTGGCCCCAGCGGCACGAGATCATGCAGGACGCCGCCTGA
- a CDS encoding helix-turn-helix domain-containing protein, protein MSGEAAVVARDSVPIGRLIRSVRHERGLTQYQLADELVLASGNESLGRGEVSRWERGKRVPGPYWQRHLSRVLELPPDELRAAARTAKQLRWRQ, encoded by the coding sequence ATGAGCGGCGAGGCTGCGGTGGTGGCCCGCGACTCGGTGCCGATCGGCAGGCTGATCCGGTCGGTGCGGCACGAGCGCGGGCTCACCCAGTACCAGCTCGCGGACGAGCTCGTCCTGGCCTCGGGCAACGAAAGCCTGGGGCGGGGCGAGGTCTCCCGCTGGGAGCGCGGCAAGCGGGTGCCCGGCCCGTACTGGCAGCGCCACCTGAGCCGGGTGCTCGAACTGCCCCCGGACGAGCTGCGGGCCGCCGCGCGGACGGCCAAACAGCTTCGCTGGCGCCAGTGA
- a CDS encoding AraC family transcriptional regulator has protein sequence MTVLPLDKYRLFHSRDVDDTRERVGRVFCPHSMNTVGRNPRLDTRMNCRRLENVAISVIAYGTDVRVEPGELGSFYVVLAPVIGRGMIQCGHQRTGTGPDKAGVVSAEDPLRMRLTDDCAQLVIRIERSALEARLAELNDGAVSEPVRFRLGMDITHGYGRSWYRTLAYGVSELDQPDTMLSHPAAVEQFEGNLITGLLLAQPHNYTAIIEGRDRPAPSRSLRTALDLIHSNPEAPHTPASLAHQSGVSVRALQKAFREQLDSSPSEYVRGVRLQRVHDELSAAQVEVTTVGEIASKYGLMHHGRFSAAYRDRFGESPKATLHRRSGRLLECEGAHRA, from the coding sequence ATGACCGTTCTACCGCTCGACAAGTACCGGCTCTTCCACTCGCGGGACGTCGACGACACCCGCGAGCGGGTGGGCCGCGTCTTCTGCCCGCATTCGATGAACACGGTCGGCCGCAATCCGCGTCTGGACACGCGGATGAACTGCCGTCGTCTGGAAAACGTGGCGATCTCGGTGATCGCCTACGGCACCGACGTCCGGGTCGAGCCTGGCGAGCTCGGCTCCTTCTACGTCGTACTGGCTCCGGTCATCGGCCGGGGGATGATCCAGTGCGGCCACCAGCGGACCGGCACCGGACCGGACAAGGCCGGTGTGGTCAGCGCGGAAGATCCGTTGCGCATGCGGTTGACCGACGACTGCGCCCAGCTCGTGATCAGGATCGAACGGTCGGCGCTGGAGGCGCGCCTGGCCGAGCTCAACGACGGCGCGGTGTCGGAGCCGGTGCGGTTCCGGCTCGGGATGGACATCACGCACGGCTACGGCCGCAGCTGGTACCGGACGCTGGCCTACGGCGTCTCCGAGCTGGACCAGCCGGACACGATGCTCTCCCACCCGGCCGCCGTGGAGCAGTTCGAGGGCAATCTGATCACCGGGTTGCTGCTGGCGCAGCCGCACAACTACACGGCGATCATCGAGGGCAGGGACCGTCCCGCGCCCTCGCGGTCGCTGCGCACGGCGCTCGACCTGATCCACAGCAATCCGGAAGCACCGCACACACCCGCCAGCCTGGCCCACCAGTCCGGCGTGAGCGTGCGGGCGCTGCAGAAAGCGTTCCGGGAACAGCTGGACAGCTCGCCCAGCGAGTACGTGCGCGGTGTGCGGCTGCAGCGGGTGCACGACGAGCTGTCGGCGGCGCAGGTCGAAGTCACGACAGTGGGGGAAATCGCCAGCAAGTACGGGTTGATGCACCACGGCCGGTTCTCCGCGGCGTACCGCGACCGGTTCGGTGAGTCGCCCAAGGCGACGTTGCACAGACGGTCTGGACGTCTACTCGAATGCGAAGGGGCTCATCGTGCGTGA
- a CDS encoding tryptophanase → MPPFMEPFRIKAVEPIPFPSARERRDALVAAGWNLFRVPARAITIDLLTDSGTAAMSAAQWSALMRGDESYAGARSFERFEAVVRDLTGYPEVLPVHQGRAAERILLGLLLGPGDISVSNTHFDSTRASVEAAGALAVDLPVPVAPGELNPFGGDIDIDRLRDLLRESADRVKCVVLTVTNNAGGGQPVSVRNVKATRQLCDSYGVPLYLDASRFAENAYLVTEREDGHGHLTPREVARMVFELADGCWASLKKDGMANIGGLIALRDDGLARLARDQLIAFEGFPTYGGLAGRDLEALAQGLLEVTEPDYLQYRAECARWFGEQLGLAGLPVLQPTGCHAVYVDAGELLPHIPPHELPATAFANALYLTGGVRVTELGTLVFGRPDPAGGPDTPAPRELARFTLPRRVYTLSHLEYVVDVAETVWSKADQLTGFRIVEQGGALRQFTAVLRPAAE, encoded by the coding sequence GTGCCGCCGTTCATGGAGCCCTTCCGCATCAAGGCGGTCGAGCCCATCCCGTTCCCCTCGGCGCGGGAGCGCCGCGACGCGCTCGTGGCGGCGGGCTGGAACCTGTTCCGGGTCCCGGCCCGCGCGATCACGATCGACCTGCTGACCGACTCCGGGACGGCGGCGATGTCGGCCGCGCAGTGGTCCGCGCTGATGCGGGGTGACGAGTCCTACGCCGGCGCGCGCTCCTTCGAACGCTTCGAGGCGGTGGTGCGCGACCTGACCGGGTACCCGGAGGTCCTGCCCGTCCACCAGGGGCGCGCGGCGGAACGGATCCTGCTCGGTCTGCTGCTGGGGCCCGGCGACATCTCGGTGAGCAACACGCATTTCGACAGCACCCGCGCGAGCGTGGAGGCCGCCGGCGCACTGGCTGTCGACCTGCCGGTGCCGGTCGCGCCCGGTGAGCTGAACCCGTTCGGCGGCGACATCGACATCGACCGGCTGCGGGACCTGCTGCGGGAATCGGCCGACCGGGTGAAGTGCGTCGTCCTCACCGTCACCAACAACGCGGGCGGCGGACAGCCGGTTTCGGTGCGCAACGTGAAGGCGACGCGGCAACTGTGTGACAGCTACGGCGTCCCGTTGTACCTGGACGCGTCGCGGTTCGCCGAAAACGCCTATCTCGTCACCGAACGCGAGGACGGCCACGGGCACCTGACGCCCCGCGAGGTGGCCCGGATGGTCTTCGAGCTGGCGGACGGTTGCTGGGCCAGCCTCAAGAAGGACGGGATGGCCAACATCGGCGGGCTCATCGCGCTGCGCGACGACGGCCTCGCACGCCTGGCCCGCGACCAGCTCATCGCCTTCGAGGGGTTCCCGACCTACGGCGGTCTCGCCGGGCGCGATCTGGAGGCGCTCGCGCAGGGGCTGCTGGAGGTCACCGAACCGGACTACCTGCAGTACCGCGCGGAGTGCGCGCGCTGGTTCGGCGAGCAGCTCGGCCTGGCCGGGCTGCCCGTGCTGCAGCCCACCGGCTGCCACGCCGTCTACGTCGACGCCGGGGAGCTGCTGCCCCACATCCCGCCGCACGAGCTGCCTGCGACGGCGTTCGCCAACGCGCTCTACCTCACCGGTGGTGTGCGCGTGACCGAGCTGGGCACGCTCGTCTTCGGCAGGCCCGATCCGGCGGGCGGCCCGGACACCCCGGCGCCGCGTGAGCTGGCGCGGTTCACGCTGCCGCGCCGGGTGTACACGCTGAGTCACCTCGAATACGTCGTCGACGTGGCGGAGACCGTCTGGTCGAAGGCGGACCAGCTGACCGGCTTCCGCATCGTGGAACAGGGAGGTGCCCTGCGACAGTTCACGGCGGTCCTGCGACCGGCCGCCGAGTAG
- a CDS encoding GGDEF domain-containing protein, with protein sequence MEVAENLVGFAFQPLYSLNTGGVVGVEALARPPGGRIQDLLSEARRRGRLVDVDAGLVAQAVLAESAHESLLPLHLNLCALSAAAPQLVLDPLLHSLGRTGRRPREIVLEIGAPFHGVSPKALLAGMHRFAELGFRLSFDGLGSGDLPLNLLAEAKVDLVKLDRTALRRLPGDAATVALVESLVHFTSRTGIRLAATGIEAEEQLATVRGLGVRIVQGNLFSPARTGVMPSGLVTAPPGPALPVPPTPTAAPRVDDFLHAATTLPDDSTCDDVRRVLLDHDAPTGIVGLDGQRRPRWSIDRARFLLDLTGPFGHALHANKAAARLADPPRTIRTGAGALELLDLVADAGLVRRGDDIIVVGEAGQCLGVVFVTEIVRGMAEAKIEEAAALNPLTRLPGSDTVAREVDRRIAAGRPLVVAWLDVDSFKRVNDTAGFAAGDELIRTLGRALTDLAAKLRSVTVSHVGGDDFLIACDIDEIPAIADTLLGTPWTAEHLPVTVSLATVVCAGTAAKSYREVSRLLAPLKKRAKDVEGSSWVNSWPGTDRFEILRGRGYDSFRAPNQVL encoded by the coding sequence GTGGAAGTGGCGGAGAACCTCGTAGGCTTCGCTTTTCAACCGCTCTACAGCCTCAACACCGGTGGCGTCGTCGGCGTCGAGGCACTGGCGCGCCCGCCCGGCGGCCGGATCCAGGACCTGCTCAGCGAGGCCCGGCGCCGTGGCCGCCTGGTCGACGTGGACGCCGGTCTCGTCGCGCAGGCCGTACTCGCCGAGTCCGCCCACGAAAGCCTGCTGCCGCTCCACCTCAACCTGTGCGCGCTGTCGGCCGCGGCTCCGCAACTCGTCCTCGATCCCCTGCTCCACTCGCTCGGCCGGACCGGGCGGCGGCCGCGTGAGATCGTGCTGGAGATCGGCGCCCCGTTCCACGGGGTCTCCCCGAAGGCCCTGCTGGCCGGGATGCACCGCTTCGCCGAACTGGGGTTCCGGCTGTCCTTCGACGGGCTCGGCTCCGGTGACCTGCCGCTGAACCTGCTGGCCGAGGCGAAGGTGGACCTCGTCAAGCTCGACCGCACGGCGCTGCGGCGCCTGCCCGGTGACGCCGCGACGGTCGCACTGGTCGAGTCGCTGGTCCACTTCACGTCGCGGACCGGCATCCGGCTCGCCGCCACCGGGATCGAGGCCGAGGAGCAGCTCGCCACGGTGCGCGGGCTCGGGGTCCGGATCGTGCAGGGCAACCTGTTCTCCCCCGCCCGCACCGGGGTGATGCCCTCCGGACTGGTCACCGCGCCGCCGGGGCCCGCGCTGCCGGTGCCGCCGACCCCGACGGCCGCTCCACGGGTGGACGATTTCCTGCACGCGGCGACCACCCTGCCGGACGATTCGACCTGTGACGACGTGCGCCGGGTCCTGCTCGACCACGACGCGCCCACCGGGATCGTGGGCCTGGACGGGCAGCGGCGGCCGCGCTGGTCGATCGACCGGGCCCGGTTCCTGCTGGACCTGACCGGCCCGTTCGGGCACGCGCTGCACGCCAACAAGGCCGCGGCGCGGCTGGCCGATCCGCCCCGCACGATCCGGACCGGTGCGGGTGCGCTGGAACTGCTCGACCTGGTCGCCGACGCCGGTCTGGTCCGCCGGGGCGACGACATCATCGTGGTCGGCGAGGCGGGTCAGTGTCTCGGTGTGGTGTTCGTGACCGAGATCGTGCGCGGCATGGCCGAGGCGAAGATCGAGGAAGCGGCCGCGCTGAACCCGTTGACCCGCCTGCCCGGCAGCGACACGGTCGCGCGGGAGGTGGACCGCCGGATCGCCGCCGGCCGTCCGCTCGTCGTGGCGTGGCTGGACGTCGACTCGTTCAAGCGGGTCAACGACACGGCCGGGTTCGCCGCGGGCGACGAGCTGATCCGCACGCTGGGCCGCGCGCTCACCGACCTGGCGGCGAAGCTGCGCAGCGTCACGGTGAGCCACGTCGGCGGCGACGACTTCCTGATCGCCTGCGACATCGACGAGATCCCGGCCATCGCGGACACCCTGCTCGGCACGCCGTGGACCGCGGAGCACCTGCCGGTCACGGTGTCACTGGCGACGGTGGTGTGCGCGGGTACCGCCGCGAAGTCCTACCGCGAGGTGTCGCGCTTGCTGGCGCCGCTGAAGAAGCGCGCGAAGGACGTCGAGGGATCGAGCTGGGTCAACAGCTGGCCGGGGACGGACCGGTTCGAGATCCTGCGCGGACGCGGCTATGACTCATTTCGAGCGCCGAATCAAGTCCTCTGA
- a CDS encoding winged helix-turn-helix domain-containing protein, with translation MNVPDFDPSETPGYIYEMMAEHLAARIEAGDLRPNTPLPAERRLAVEYGVSLGTARHATQILRERGLVFTIRSKGTFIADEARRRATSGDS, from the coding sequence GTGAACGTCCCAGACTTCGATCCCAGCGAAACCCCTGGCTACATCTACGAGATGATGGCCGAGCACCTGGCGGCCCGAATCGAGGCGGGCGACCTGCGCCCCAACACGCCACTCCCGGCCGAACGACGGCTGGCCGTGGAGTACGGCGTATCCCTTGGCACGGCACGACATGCGACCCAGATCCTGCGCGAGCGCGGCCTGGTGTTCACGATCCGCTCGAAGGGCACCTTCATCGCCGACGAGGCACGCAGAAGAGCGACTTCCGGTGATTCGTGA
- a CDS encoding alanine racemase: MRLWTPGVVIADHHKGFPSGLSGIEASALPGRLGVLSDGFRTPLLVLKQRDLDHNLAAMENFCAKHDLSLSPHVKTTMSPEIAQAQVSHGAWALTLATSTQLAAFRRLGADRLLLANELVDPGAIEWLITELDHDPGFTCYCYADSVDGVEVLERQLGRRPRSRRLPVIVELGVPGGRTGVRGVEAAVALAGRIAGSPHLELAGVGGFEGVIPGRLDGRLLDEVRGWLGELKELADEVFARHAGDGEFVVTAGGTQYIELVAGELAPPWRNGRPIRVVLRSGCYVTHDSLGYETYRQLLATEYPLMSLRPSLELWSRVLSRPEPDLAIVDFGKRDTGVDAGFPVPLHRIRRGTSTLEKAPSGEVVAVNDQHAYVRGVHDLEVGDRLAFGVSHPCTTWDKWRVVPIVDEEYVLTGVAQTLF; the protein is encoded by the coding sequence TTGCGGCTCTGGACACCCGGCGTCGTCATCGCCGACCACCACAAGGGATTCCCGTCGGGACTGTCGGGTATCGAGGCGTCCGCACTGCCCGGACGCCTGGGCGTCCTGTCGGATGGCTTCCGGACCCCGCTGCTCGTGCTCAAGCAGCGGGACCTGGACCACAACCTCGCCGCGATGGAGAACTTCTGCGCGAAGCACGATCTGTCACTTTCTCCCCACGTCAAGACCACGATGTCGCCGGAGATCGCCCAGGCGCAGGTCAGCCACGGCGCCTGGGCACTCACGCTCGCCACTTCCACTCAGCTGGCCGCGTTCCGCCGCCTCGGCGCCGACCGGCTGCTGCTCGCCAACGAACTCGTCGATCCAGGGGCGATCGAATGGCTCATTACCGAGCTGGATCACGACCCGGGTTTCACCTGTTACTGCTACGCCGACTCGGTGGACGGCGTTGAAGTTCTCGAGCGGCAGCTCGGCCGCCGACCGAGGTCGCGGCGGTTACCAGTGATCGTCGAGCTCGGCGTGCCCGGCGGGCGAACCGGGGTGCGCGGGGTCGAAGCCGCCGTCGCGCTCGCGGGCCGGATCGCCGGGTCGCCGCACCTGGAACTCGCCGGTGTCGGCGGGTTCGAAGGGGTGATCCCCGGCCGGCTCGACGGCCGGCTCCTCGACGAGGTGCGCGGCTGGCTCGGTGAGCTGAAGGAGCTCGCGGACGAGGTGTTCGCTCGTCACGCCGGCGACGGCGAGTTCGTCGTGACCGCCGGAGGAACGCAGTACATCGAGCTGGTCGCCGGGGAACTCGCGCCGCCGTGGCGCAACGGCCGCCCGATCCGCGTCGTGCTGCGGAGCGGGTGCTACGTCACGCACGACTCGCTGGGGTACGAGACCTACCGGCAGCTGCTCGCGACCGAGTACCCGCTGATGTCATTGCGGCCGAGTCTGGAACTGTGGTCGCGGGTGCTGTCCCGGCCGGAACCGGATTTGGCCATTGTGGACTTCGGCAAGCGGGACACCGGTGTGGACGCGGGATTCCCGGTTCCGCTGCACCGGATCCGGCGTGGCACGTCCACCCTGGAGAAGGCGCCGTCCGGCGAGGTGGTCGCGGTCAACGACCAGCACGCCTACGTCCGGGGTGTGCATGACCTCGAGGTCGGTGACCGCCTCGCGTTCGGCGTTTCGCACCCGTGCACGACGTGGGACAAGTGGAGGGTGGTGCCGATCGTCGACGAGGAGTACGTCCTCACCGGGGTCGCGCAGACGTTGTTCTGA
- a CDS encoding AraC family transcriptional regulator has product MSGFHFAYIRTADPELAVRAAEPVLGPHELLPEGGPGDMDLRMHRHHGTQLTSATVTYGRDVVVRLTVPRDAYATTTVLSGRCVLRVGTAYLEAGPGDVVTASPGQSFGFQASADCYLKLVRIAQRAMHDRLTRITGVRPDTPIRFGPAVAELTGRSQPLITSAERFFGRSKSRFARHSDDIFVDWLLRHQPHEYSEVIGRRAVPEVEPLVSEFAKVLMHAADPAKELSVSELAMAAGVSEQDLVHAFRHYEGCPPFEYRRGLRLDCARRLLVAGELPRTTVEQAARRCGFRDSEQFRIWYCRRFRETPLDTLYRTE; this is encoded by the coding sequence ATGAGCGGCTTCCACTTCGCCTACATCCGCACCGCAGATCCCGAACTCGCCGTGCGCGCCGCCGAGCCGGTGCTCGGCCCGCACGAGCTGCTGCCCGAGGGCGGCCCGGGGGACATGGACCTCCGCATGCACCGGCACCACGGAACACAGTTGACCTCCGCCACCGTCACCTATGGCCGGGACGTGGTTGTGCGCCTGACCGTGCCGCGGGACGCCTACGCGACGACCACCGTGCTCAGCGGCCGGTGTGTGTTGCGCGTCGGAACCGCCTACCTCGAAGCCGGTCCCGGAGACGTGGTCACCGCTTCGCCCGGCCAGAGTTTCGGCTTCCAGGCCTCGGCGGACTGCTACCTCAAGCTGGTCCGCATCGCGCAACGGGCCATGCACGACAGGCTCACCAGGATCACCGGTGTCCGGCCGGACACCCCGATCCGTTTCGGACCCGCGGTCGCCGAGCTGACCGGCAGGAGCCAGCCGCTGATCACGAGCGCCGAGCGCTTCTTCGGCCGGTCGAAGTCGCGGTTCGCGCGGCACTCGGACGACATCTTCGTCGACTGGCTGCTGCGCCACCAACCGCACGAGTACAGCGAAGTGATCGGGCGGCGGGCGGTCCCCGAGGTCGAGCCACTCGTGAGCGAGTTCGCCAAGGTGCTGATGCACGCGGCGGACCCGGCGAAGGAGCTGAGCGTGTCCGAGCTGGCGATGGCCGCCGGTGTTTCCGAGCAGGACCTCGTGCACGCCTTCCGCCACTACGAAGGGTGCCCGCCGTTCGAGTACCGGCGTGGCCTCCGGCTGGACTGCGCTCGCCGTCTCCTCGTGGCGGGTGAGTTGCCGCGTACGACGGTCGAACAGGCCGCGCGGCGCTGTGGTTTCCGGGACAGCGAGCAGTTCCGGATCTGGTACTGCCGCCGGTTCCGCGAAACGCCCCTCGACACCCTCTACCGGACGGAGTGA
- a CDS encoding AraC family transcriptional regulator, translated as MSSVLCDHHLDVVDFAVPLDARMNSTRLRDVVLNYVEYGAPVLVDPGRTQRFLVVQAHINGRGVVWSGRDQSAAHTSRIVVSSPEESLRMSLSSDTRLVLVKIESATVERALRHLLDDEPDRPIRFDLGMDVAKGAPWLWYRTLLNEIGRVGRHDKPFAQSWTGRFEDWLVSRLLVLQHSNYSERLSRAAAHPARARAVVDATELVRAVPRPDWSPRALADALGVGLARLETGFRIYRGVSVAAFLLRERLRAVHRMLQVSDPAETCLDDVARSWGFPDRIGFVTEYTIVFGESPDRTLRC; from the coding sequence ATGTCCAGCGTGCTGTGCGACCACCACCTCGACGTCGTCGATTTCGCCGTACCGCTCGACGCGAGGATGAATTCCACACGTCTGCGCGACGTCGTGCTGAATTATGTCGAATACGGCGCTCCTGTTCTGGTGGATCCCGGCCGCACACAGCGTTTCCTGGTGGTACAGGCACACATCAACGGACGTGGGGTGGTGTGGTCCGGGCGCGACCAGAGCGCCGCACACACCTCCCGGATCGTGGTGAGCTCCCCCGAAGAGTCCCTGCGGATGTCGCTGTCCTCCGACACCCGGCTGGTTCTTGTGAAGATCGAGTCAGCCACCGTCGAGCGCGCCCTGCGTCATCTCCTGGACGACGAGCCCGACCGTCCGATCCGCTTCGATCTCGGCATGGACGTGGCCAAGGGAGCGCCATGGTTGTGGTACCGGACGTTGTTGAACGAGATCGGCCGGGTCGGCAGGCACGATAAGCCCTTCGCGCAGTCGTGGACCGGGCGGTTCGAGGACTGGCTGGTCTCCCGGCTTCTGGTACTGCAGCACAGCAACTATTCGGAGCGGCTCAGCCGGGCCGCCGCCCACCCCGCCCGTGCCAGGGCCGTGGTCGACGCGACCGAACTCGTGCGTGCCGTTCCACGGCCGGACTGGTCGCCCCGTGCACTGGCAGACGCGCTCGGCGTGGGTCTCGCGCGCCTGGAGACCGGCTTCCGCATCTACCGAGGCGTTTCAGTGGCCGCGTTCCTGCTCCGCGAACGGCTGCGGGCCGTGCACCGGATGCTGCAGGTGTCGGATCCGGCCGAGACCTGCCTCGACGACGTGGCCCGCAGCTGGGGGTTCCCGGACCGGATCGGCTTCGTGACCGAATACACCATCGTTTTCGGAGAGTCCCCCGACCGCACTCTCCGCTGCTAG
- a CDS encoding (Fe-S)-binding protein, with amino-acid sequence MIFSKTLLDRCISCGYCLPACPTYAMTGDEASSPRGRISLMRALETGHLEDDDPTLAEQASFCLGCRACEPVCPAGVEYGNLLEEWRDHQWSGRRSPLPARLLMALVSRSWLVRAQGLVRRHARTVTSASGPSLMLGCVERGLFPRVSHAARKLAPGLSVPKRQGCCGALHAHNGDSGTGERMAKSLGDALPGTIVTTSGGCAAHLAAHVGRPRVRELSEYLVEHDHLPSGRLLVDGRVARVALQDSCHLRNGLGISRQPRELIRAVAEYVELPSAGACCGAAGTYSILRPRESGEILSVKIDEIEAAEVDFVVAVNPGCLRQLKTGLRKRGSRVRAVHLAELLVIVPR; translated from the coding sequence ATGATCTTCTCCAAAACCCTGCTGGACCGGTGCATCTCCTGCGGCTACTGTCTGCCGGCCTGCCCGACGTACGCGATGACGGGCGACGAGGCATCCTCGCCGCGCGGCCGGATCTCGCTGATGCGGGCACTGGAAACCGGTCATCTGGAGGACGACGATCCGACCCTGGCCGAACAGGCTTCGTTCTGCCTCGGGTGCCGGGCGTGCGAGCCGGTGTGCCCGGCCGGCGTCGAGTACGGGAACCTGCTGGAAGAGTGGCGGGACCACCAGTGGAGCGGGCGCCGCAGCCCACTGCCCGCGCGGCTGCTGATGGCGTTGGTCTCACGGTCGTGGCTGGTGCGGGCGCAGGGTTTGGTGCGACGGCACGCGAGGACGGTGACTAGCGCGAGCGGGCCGTCGCTCATGCTCGGCTGTGTGGAACGCGGGTTGTTTCCTCGCGTGTCCCACGCGGCGCGGAAACTGGCTCCCGGGTTGTCCGTGCCGAAACGCCAGGGCTGTTGTGGCGCGCTGCATGCGCACAACGGCGATTCCGGAACCGGGGAGCGCATGGCGAAGTCTCTCGGCGACGCCCTGCCCGGCACGATCGTCACCACGTCCGGCGGATGCGCCGCGCACCTGGCGGCCCACGTGGGCCGGCCGCGGGTCCGCGAGCTGAGTGAGTACCTCGTCGAGCACGACCACCTGCCCAGCGGGCGGCTGCTCGTCGACGGCCGCGTGGCGCGGGTCGCGTTGCAGGACTCGTGCCACCTCCGCAACGGGCTCGGCATTTCGCGGCAGCCGCGCGAGTTGATCAGGGCCGTCGCGGAGTACGTCGAACTGCCGTCGGCGGGCGCGTGCTGCGGCGCGGCGGGCACCTATTCGATCTTACGGCCGCGGGAAAGCGGCGAAATCCTGTCGGTGAAAATCGACGAAATCGAGGCCGCCGAGGTCGATTTCGTGGTCGCGGTCAACCCGGGTTGTCTCCGGCAACTGAAGACTGGCCTGCGGAAACGGGGTTCGCGCGTGCGCGCGGTGCACCTCGCCGAACTCCTCGTGATCGTTCCGAGATAG